Part of the Caldisericota bacterium genome, TATATTGATGGAAAGTTTAGGAATAAAAATTTTAGAGAAAAAGCCGATGCTATATTTGTTTCTTTTCCATTCTATGCAGAACAAAAAAATGCTTTACCTTCAATAATTGATAATTGGAAGAAAAGAAATAGGATTAAACCGAATCTTTGACAAAATGCAGTATATTGCCTATAATAAGCATAGGCGCCCATAGCTCAATTGGATAGAGTGACGGTCTACGGAACCGTAGGTTGCAGGTTCAAATCTTGCTGGGCGCACCAATTTGAGGGGAAAAGGGAGGGAATATTATGAAAAACAAAACAGAAACTTTGCGTATCTTTTATCTTTATGGCGTGGGCATTGTTACGCTTGTTATGCTTGTTTTTGGTATCATTGCATTTACGTCCGGAGTACTTAACTTAGTATTTTTAAGAGAAGAAGCATTCGAATGGGCTTACTCCATACGGAGCATCGTAAGGAATGCATCGCTCATTGTGGTAGGTGGGTTTATGTTCTTATATCATTGGAAAATTATTAGCAGAGAAAGACATGTCAAAAAAGGGGTGAAAAGTGATGAATGAAGAAAAAGTTGATTTTTGGAGAAATTTATTTTTTTATATCGCTTCATTTATCGGGCTTATGATTTTTATCTTTTCTATTGTGGGTGTTATTGGCAGTTTCTTTAGTGTAAGTTATCCCCATGTTGCTGATCCAAATATGGGCAAAGAACTGGCTAAGTCTGCTCCATACATCCATGTAGATGTGCGTTCTTTGATAAACAGTGGCACCGGGGCAGTTGTGGGTT contains:
- a CDS encoding DUF5671 domain-containing protein, with product MKNKTETLRIFYLYGVGIVTLVMLVFGIIAFTSGVLNLVFLREEAFEWAYSIRSIVRNASLIVVGGFMFLYHWKIISRERHVKKGVKSDE
- a CDS encoding DUF5671 domain-containing protein — encoded protein: MNEEKVDFWRNLFFYIASFIGLMIFIFSIVGVIGSFFSVSYPHVADPNMGKELAKSAPYIHVDVRSLINSGTGAVVGFFLWFFTWRTIQKERNII